The Papaver somniferum cultivar HN1 chromosome 6, ASM357369v1, whole genome shotgun sequence genome segment taaaaaaatgaaaaagtttCCAAATGACGGTCAAATAGCAATTCAATAGCCAAACACTAAGTTAGAGCCAACAATGGCATACAGACTCTACTTGGTGCCCCACCTTTTTCCCCTGCCATTTTCCCCCAATACGTGGCACCCATCTAAATCCTACATCTGGGGATGATGAACCACGGTCATGAGTCCTGCCTGACCATGCCATTCCCAGATGTAAGGTTTTGATGGGTGCCACGTAGTGGGGGGAAATGGTGGGGGCTATGGGGACACCAAGTTAGTATACTGCTGTCTAGAGACATTAGGCATTGCCTCTCAACCCTGACTGATGAATTAAAGTATACTACTGTGAATTAACCTAGAGCTGACAATGGCATACAGAGATAAGCAATAATAGTACTGTGTCTTTAATATTTTTACCCTAAATAACAGAGATGTTTGATGAGTCTATTCATTAAAATCTATTCATGGATCTCAACAACTTCCTATTTTCATGAACAAACAATACCCTACTACAATTACTCTGTCCCCAAATATTTAGCAAGGAACTCCATTGTGGACCATCATTTTGGTTAACACTGTAAAACCCCAAAAGAAACTACCCTAATTTGCTTGTGTCTGGCTATTACTACCCTTTCAATTCAGCTAAGGTAAGGACTTCTAAATCAAATGTTTGAGCCATGTTTTGCACGTTTCCAAATTGAAGTTCTAACACCACTCATTACTTCTAAAACACATTCACTGGGAAAAAATCCAAACTCAAGTAAAGCAAACACACGTTTTACAACATACCCACTTTTTGTGCAGCTAGCCCTTCGATATTACTAATAAGGATTTAAACGATCAAATAATAAAGTCCCCATACGTCACATGGGAGTTCTACTGGCCCAATTAAATACAGAGGAAAAATAATCAAGCCACCACAAAAGGGAAGCGGTTCTAAGAGAAAACAATAATGATGCATTGCAAATCAAATTCTAGAATCAGCTAAATTCTGAAAAGGATGATGGTTGATTGGCGATCCCCCCATACACATGGAATTTAAGATAACCTCGACCCGAAGTTAGGATTTAAGATAGCTTGAAGATGTAACAAGGAAAGTGAATACAAGCTGTCGCATCTCAAGCCTCATATGAAATATAAAATTCTACTTAAGCTCCGAGCTATGAGTAAAACAGGACTTCAAAACAATGCAGAGTATTATCCTCGTATTCGAACAAGGCGTAAAAAGTAGAAATCATTAGCATAACACATCAATCTAAGCAATTTCAGTATACTCACAaggttaaaaaaaatataaactatAAGGTGAACAAGTGTATGCAGTAATTAGGTGAACAAGAGGGAATTAAAAAAACAAAGTCAAAACTTAACCCCACCCATTTAGATGCGGTTGTTGCACCTAACAGTGCAGGTTTGCAGAAACCTACTACTATTCTAACTTCAAATAAAcgcaaaattaataaataaataaataagcagttgtttaattgttttccCCAAATGCAAAAAGCCTTTCATTCAATACCCAACAATTTTACTGTTATGGTAATTATAAGTCAGGAAAAAAGAGGGTAAATGGCTAGGAAGTTGAAATACTTTAGTTAAAATTACACCTAGATAGTTGCACAACCACTTGAACCAAACTTTAGCTACTACACAGACATCTAAATCTAGAGAACAGACAGAACAAGGAACATAGTTCTAGTGAGCATGCATCTTGATCTGTGCAGAGTAGAAATGAGTTATCTGTGCAGAGTAGAAAAGAGTTGTAAAAACATGTGTACTATGACATACAAAACGATATAGAGCATTCAGCCTTCAAGTAGTATAACAATTaaggggaaaaaaaaaaaaaaaaggagacgcTGTAATGGCTCATATTCAGCTCCACATTGCTGTCCCCATCTTAGAGATCAAAGAAATATATCATAAACTGTTTTATCCTCTCTTAAAACTTCGTGTATAACACTTTTGTGGTACAGGTACAGCACTTATATTGTCACTCAACTATATTCCACGTAAATGTTGAGGGTGCAGGAGAGATACCACATGTTCAATCAAAATTAGCATCTTCCTGATAGAAAATGATAAAAGGGAGTCTTGAGTTCTCTTGTCTATCTAGGTTGTTTCCGCAAACAAAACTTTCATTAATGATCGATATAATATGACGTGTCACGCATAAGAGAAACATGGTATTGCCTGCTTTAGTAACAACTTCAGAAGCACTTTGATCCCGGTTTGGGTTTATCAAGTAAGTCACCTAAGAGAGTAATATCAGACGGCATCCAAAGAAAAACACCGGAAGTAATAATGAATCCGCTACTCAGGAAAATACAATGATTTCAAGCCTACAATTTTCATCTAGCTCACACTATACAGCTACCGAGTATTCGCTTTGTTACGTACAAAAAACCTTGAACGATATAAAGAAATTCGTTACTTACAATCAGCTTATGGGAGCCGCAGTTTCACCATCTCCCTGGACTTCATCATATGTTCCTGCTTGCTCATTAAATGAATacctaaaacaaaacaaaagagcaAGAAAGAATATTATTTTAGTTGCGGCTCATATGATTAAAACTTGAAAACTAAAGGGGTCCATTTGCGAAACAAAATTCCAGCAAGTGGATATAAAAAGAACAGAGGCCTGCAAGCCACTGATTATATAATAAGCACTCCACCATTTTCTTATGATGTGTTACAGTAATCCAATTATAACGAGATTAGTGTATGCAATATGTTCAGTACAGCCTCGTTTATATGTCGCAATCGACTGCGTCCGCTCAAAATCAAATAAATCCAAATCATGGATAACCAAAGAAGTAGCAGTATAGATTAGAATAAATACATAGACACGTGCTAAAAGGTATTTATATCACCAATACTAGTAGTCAACAGTACCCAAAAACAAAATATGCAATCATTTCGTTTATGAAAGCGCATACAACTCTAACTAACTTAACACGTATATGTCTAAACAAAAGCAGACAATTTATGTCGAGTATCTTAGTGTTTACCATTTTCCGGAACTTGCAGAGCAGTAAAGTCCTGACGTAGGATCGTAGTAATAACCCAAACTGCTACTGTAGTAGTAACTGAAAAGAGGAAAAAAGTATCAAGTTAGCATACTAAGGAGCACATCTAACAAAAGTGAATACTGATCTGGAGAAATTAGATATACAGGTAAGAGACAACTCAAAAGCGTAATTTCGGTGTTTACTTCTTTTTTTATCCAAGCACAACCCAGGACCAGAAACAGGTCATCAGACATGACATACTCCTTAACTACATACCCAATGCACTGGAATCACTTTTTTTAATTGCTTATGTAAAGATGGCATACACTGCTAAAATTAAATTTAACCGTCATGTAGGTCGTACTTGACAAAAGACCACTTCTTCCGGTGTTTCAAGGTTGTAGACAAGTGAACCTGATAAAATATTATTCTATACACAAAATTCCAGGTTCTTCAGGGTTGGTGATCAAGTTAGCTACTATCTCAGCTAGCTACATTTGTTTGCTATTACTAAGGATAAAgaacacaaaaacaaaaacaaaaagatgaagcTGACCAACTACTTACCCAGATGACTCATCGAAAATATAATCACTTTGCAGATCCCAACCTGCACATTCAACAAAAAAACGGTAAGAGAAACTGAGGAAGCACATGCTACACTGAAACTAATATAATTTATCAGGTAAAATATCTTATTAGGACACTCGTTACCTTCTGACGGAAGTCCTTCAACTGAACCAGATATGAAACCATTCCCATCTGATGAAGCATTTGAAACAGGCCCTTTGTCATCTTCGGCAAACATATCAAAGTCGTCATCAGTATTTCCAGATATATCTTGTATGGAACCCGATCCCGCACCTAAGAATATACCCTCCCTAGCACGAGCTAACCTCTCATATCCTTCTGAAGAGAGCAGAAAAGGCGGAAGAACAAATTGTCAATCACATTGACAGCACTAACCAAGAACCAGCACTCGCAGAATTCCAAGAACATGGTATATGGTAGAAAAAAAACCACAATCATCAAAAAGAAAGCTCAAGGGTTTCATAACACTAAATAAAAGGACGAAATGTCACAAGGCTTAAACATGTGAACCACCTCGAGTATGTAGAATTCTGCCTATTGTCGTAAAAGAATAAGTAAATGTCTCAAGTAAATGGATCTCGTAAAATTTCTATTGGTGGCCCTGGTGCTATTAGCATAACAACACTTCTCCGACCAAGTCTATTTTGGATGTTTCCAAAGTGACCTCAAGGTTGTAGTATCTAAATTTATCAGTAAAACATGGAATGAGAAGTAAAGCAAACATAACACTGACCTGCCTCGCGCTCAAAAGCTTCCTTTTTCTCGTTGTAAACATCTACAGAGCAAAATAAGCACCACGCAAGTAATGTTACACATCCAACCAAAAGTGAGAATTCAGATAATATACTTCAGTGTTTCCATATAATACTAGTAATATACAAGATAACAATAATGCTTCAACTTAGGTTTTTCCATATGAGTATGCGTACCATAATCACCATTATCCATCAGCTTCATTGAGTCTTCTGTAAGCTGATCAAATATAAGTTTTACTTGTTCTGGCATCTTCTCTTTCTTTCCATTCGAGGTGCCTTTCAACCTTTTCAAAGCCTGTAGGACctgagaaaatgaaaataaatagaaATTGAGATGGATGGAAACAAATAAATGCTAATGAACACCTTGAGCAAAGTTAAACCGTGAAATTACATAAAAACATTCTACAATAGTGAACAGTGTAGTTAGAGAAGATCACTAGTGCTCTTTAACCTGATTACATAATGTAATTGATTCACCGGTGGCAACTAATCACTTATATATTATAGTAATGATATGATGAAATCTCGAGTCCTATGATGTAATATGTTCTAATACCCTTTTGATTCTCCTTTGTCATCAACATCTCAAAGAAATGTGGGGGGAAAAAAGTGTGCTCAGAGTAGAAGTTTattatgtattattttttttaagttccTTTCTTTCCAGAATTTCGGTTGCAATATAAAGTTTGGCCAAAACCCATAGCAAAAGTATCaaattttctgttggagtttaatTCTTTTAATATGCTCCCCAGAACAGTGACCAAGCAGTTTCTAGAAAACATTGTTGGCAAATTCAGTGTCCCAGTTATGATTTCAAGTTATTTTGGGTGGAGTCACTGGGGGGTAATAAGACAAATAAGAAGATGACAAATAAAGCATCTTGGCTTTCACAGAGACAGATAACAAGAAGGACAAAAGTAGTATTGAAAAGCTGATACCGCAGTGAGGTAGATAATCAGCTTTAATAGAGAAGACTAAATGCAAACTAAACAGACTTGAGTTCAGCGAAAAAATGCATGGGCAATATCTGGTAATTCGAGGAAAGCATAACTTACAGTCTCCTCTGGCTCAAGAAGGTCTGCGATACGCCTCTTGATTTTTCCAACATCATCAGACGAAAGATCATCGGCTTCGTCGTCATCTTTTACCTTATTAAAGCTTTTTTCAGCAAAGCTTTTTTGGGCAAAATTTGATTCAGCATCAACACTATCCAGCCATGCATCCTACAAATACATAAGAAATGTAAGAGGTCCCATCCTACAATGGGAAGGATATAGATGAAATGAAGAGGTCACTGATGATTGTCATCATCAGAACAAAACAATAAGACATTTTTTTACCTTAACGCCTTTATCAGTGGCATAATGAACAAAATTGCCATTTTCATCAAAATAGCCATCCTCTCTCTCTTGTTCCAGGTTGAATGGCTCTATGACGGTTCCATCTTCCTCAAAATTAGCGT includes the following:
- the LOC113286851 gene encoding CD2 antigen cytoplasmic tail-binding protein 2-like, translating into MEGTSSLSSRSNKRKLYLDEDISKPPVEKKPRFPKGKKKVKEEVAEEVAVCGPAEAPPAEIFDTKVVAHERSKRRVQMIDDLISGEEPNAIDEAEVRTYKENANFEEDGTVIEPFNLEQEREDGYFDENGNFVHYATDKGVKDAWLDSVDAESNFAQKSFAEKSFNKVKDDDEADDLSSDDVGKIKRRIADLLEPEETVLQALKRLKGTSNGKKEKMPEQVKLIFDQLTEDSMKLMDNGDYDVYNEKKEAFEREAEGYERLARAREGIFLGAGSGSIQDISGNTDDDFDMFAEDDKGPVSNASSDGNGFISGSVEGLPSEGWDLQSDYIFDESSGYYYSSSLGYYYDPTSGLYCSASSGKWYSFNEQAGTYDEVQGDGETAAPIS